In Aciduliprofundum sp. MAR08-339, a single window of DNA contains:
- a CDS encoding Xaa-Pro peptidase family protein, producing the protein MNYREMRARLIGSYGRFVFFPDDPEAPKIVSTRAFTHLVVDEEITLYAHPLMEEQIEDELKEDYEVIYETPDLKGEYFVSPYSRTGNLNFKFKNGEKILKRAMRKPFEEEIEIIKIINKRINLALGEFWNAVSIGMDLSEVKAILESKLLKNGIEGFQHPSIVAFGAKSRYPMPHTHSGKVEKDGILYIDSTPFFQGYPMNFSRVIFTGERNEWIESLERINSMYEALGKLIEPGISCNTLDGRIRSIGNFPHYSAVPSAGFYQPFAPGDCVVEENMIMTIVPSIYLKDGVIRVKRNILVRKGGPVFLI; encoded by the coding sequence ATGAATTATAGGGAGATGCGGGCAAGATTGATTGGTTCCTACGGCAGGTTTGTTTTCTTCCCCGATGACCCTGAAGCGCCAAAGATCGTGAGTACGAGAGCGTTCACGCATCTGGTGGTGGATGAGGAAATCACGCTCTACGCGCATCCACTTATGGAGGAGCAGATTGAAGACGAACTGAAAGAGGACTATGAGGTAATTTACGAAACGCCGGATTTGAAGGGAGAGTACTTTGTAAGTCCATACTCAAGAACTGGTAATTTAAATTTCAAGTTCAAAAATGGAGAGAAAATACTGAAAAGGGCTATGCGAAAACCCTTTGAGGAGGAAATTGAAATAATAAAAATCATAAATAAGCGCATAAATCTTGCACTGGGCGAATTCTGGAACGCTGTTTCAATAGGTATGGATCTGAGCGAGGTAAAGGCAATTCTGGAATCTAAACTGCTCAAAAATGGCATTGAAGGATTTCAGCATCCAAGCATAGTTGCCTTCGGAGCCAAGAGCAGGTATCCCATGCCGCACACCCATTCCGGAAAGGTTGAAAAGGATGGAATTCTTTACATAGACAGTACTCCATTTTTCCAGGGCTATCCCATGAATTTTTCCCGGGTAATATTTACAGGAGAGAGAAATGAGTGGATTGAATCACTGGAAAGGATAAACTCAATGTACGAGGCCCTGGGGAAACTAATAGAACCGGGAATTTCATGCAACACCCTTGATGGTAGAATAAGAAGCATAGGCAATTTTCCACACTACAGTGCCGTACCCTCTGCGGGGTTCTATCAGCCCTTTGCACCCGGCGATTGTGTGGTTGAGGAGAACATGATAATGACCATTGTACCATCAATATACCTCAAGGACGGCGTGATAAGGGTAAAGAGAAACATCCTTGTCAGGAAAGGGGGACCCGTGTTCTTGATTTAG
- a CDS encoding PIN domain-containing protein, which produces MIISKEEIHVLLNEFVVRGIREARIEYPPFQIPLFTLNLENFKVENLLTQGDMDNARKKYAKGEFLRRDLPDYYDLLDSFLSSAIVDFENEDEIREEFKILRESMKNKKVYIRPVFIGIDTNIAYYRVVSRRLGKEFEYVISQIVVDEVDARIHTKYTGKMLYHFESLPYHSILHEFANGSVKESRKAKNAMNEIYYLFDVLDALRTGESTDTRDKEIRDREIAKQYGEFAENFHGEVVLITADKDMVFHAQAQGLSSIYYKLPHRLDVDTVDPLKISNLFYDMITNFGILKINDTVILAEWRGKEVDDYMNERMKIYNVDEYLTREIRVCRGVIDEL; this is translated from the coding sequence ATGATCATATCCAAGGAGGAAATACATGTGCTTCTCAACGAATTCGTTGTGCGCGGAATTAGAGAGGCAAGGATCGAGTATCCTCCCTTCCAGATTCCTCTTTTCACACTGAACCTTGAGAATTTCAAAGTTGAGAACCTTCTCACCCAGGGTGATATGGACAATGCAAGGAAGAAATACGCAAAGGGTGAGTTTCTGCGCAGGGATCTACCAGATTACTACGATCTCCTTGATTCCTTTCTATCCTCAGCCATCGTTGATTTTGAAAACGAAGATGAAATAAGGGAAGAATTCAAAATACTGCGCGAATCAATGAAGAACAAAAAGGTTTACATAAGGCCTGTGTTCATAGGTATTGATACCAATATTGCATATTATCGGGTGGTATCAAGGCGCCTTGGAAAGGAGTTTGAGTACGTGATAAGCCAGATAGTGGTTGATGAGGTGGATGCGAGGATCCATACAAAGTACACGGGAAAAATGCTCTACCACTTTGAGAGTTTACCCTACCACTCCATACTACACGAGTTTGCAAACGGAAGCGTGAAGGAATCAAGAAAGGCAAAGAATGCCATGAACGAAATTTACTACCTTTTCGATGTGCTTGATGCACTTCGGACAGGGGAAAGCACGGATACGAGGGACAAGGAGATAAGAGATAGAGAGATTGCAAAACAGTATGGAGAGTTTGCTGAGAATTTTCATGGAGAGGTGGTGCTCATAACCGCAGATAAGGACATGGTATTCCATGCCCAGGCACAGGGACTGAGTTCCATCTATTACAAACTGCCCCACAGACTCGACGTGGATACCGTTGATCCTTTGAAAATTTCAAATTTATTCTACGACATGATAACCAATTTTGGGATTTTGAAGATCAACGATACCGTAATACTCGCAGAATGGAGGGGCAAAGAGGTAGATGATTATATGAATGAAAGAATGAAAATCTACAACGTGGACGAGTATCTGACAAGGGAAATAAGGGTGTGTAGAGGTGTGATTGATGAATTATAG